A window of Acidobacteriota bacterium contains these coding sequences:
- a CDS encoding MerR family transcriptional regulator, with translation MAELERRSGVPRSTIHYYLREGLLPPAKKTAHNAAVYDQRHLQLAKAVGKLREGPAGPLPLPLMRRVLQLVNEGVEPDVAVALERAVLGSAPVAAEGSFTVAQAARKAGVEKSWVNRLLELELLVPVPATNRLDGMDVELIRVLRSMVEEAGLVLEDAADVSRRIRELSEREMEMRDRAAYQADPGKTAEISLRLQEGVNVLHSYFFYRWRLHDIEKAKRRGS, from the coding sequence ATGGCCGAGCTGGAACGTCGCAGCGGAGTTCCTCGTTCGACGATTCACTACTATCTGCGCGAAGGGTTGCTCCCCCCGGCCAAGAAGACGGCCCACAACGCGGCCGTCTACGATCAGCGTCACCTGCAATTGGCGAAGGCCGTCGGAAAGCTAAGGGAAGGACCGGCGGGACCCCTGCCGCTTCCGCTCATGCGCCGCGTGCTGCAGTTGGTGAACGAGGGTGTGGAACCCGACGTAGCCGTGGCGCTTGAGCGGGCCGTGCTGGGCTCGGCGCCGGTGGCGGCCGAGGGCAGCTTCACGGTTGCCCAAGCGGCCCGCAAAGCCGGCGTTGAAAAGTCCTGGGTGAACCGGCTGCTGGAGCTTGAGCTCTTGGTTCCCGTTCCGGCGACGAATCGTCTGGATGGCATGGACGTGGAGCTGATCCGGGTTTTGCGCTCCATGGTCGAAGAGGCGGGGCTTGTCCTGGAAGATGCCGCCGACGTTAGCCGCCGCATCCGCGAACTGAGCGAGCGGGAAATGGAGATGCGCGATCGGGCAGCCTACCAGGCCGACCCCGGCAAGACGGCCGAAATCAGCCTGCGTCTCCAGGAAGGGGTCAACGTCTTGCATTCTTATTTTTTCTATCGCTGGCGGCTGCACGACATCGAAAAGGCCAAGCGAAGGGGGAGTTAG